The Garra rufa chromosome 18, GarRuf1.0, whole genome shotgun sequence genome window below encodes:
- the pygl gene encoding glycogen phosphorylase, liver form, whose amino-acid sequence MATPLTDQEKRKQISIRGIVGVENVAELKKGFNRHLHFTLVKDRNVATPRDYYFALAQTVRDHLVGRWIRTQQFYYEADPKRVYYLSLEFYMGRALQNTMINLGLQNACDEAIYQLGLDMEDLEEMEEDAGLGNGGLGRLAACFLDSMATLGLAAYGYGIRYEYGIFNQKIKDGWQVEEADDWLRYGNPWEKARPEFMLPVHFYGRVEEEDGKEPKWVDTQVVLAMPYDTPIPGYMNNTVNTMRLWSARAPNDFNLRDFNVGDYIQAVLDRNLAENISRVLYPNDNFFEGKELRLKQEYFVVAATLQDVIRRFKTSKRNCSGPLLFDSFPDKVAIQLNDTHPAMAIPELMRIFVDIEKLDWDTAWNITKQTFAYTNHTVLPEALERWPVELMEKLLPRHLQIIYRINQVHLDHIASLFPEDMDRIRRMSLIEEDGGKRVNMAHLCIVGSHKVNGVAEIHSDIIKRDVFRDFSELEPEKFQNKTNGITPRRWLLLCNPGLADLIAEAIGEEYVKDLTHLQKLNDLVDVDPFIRDVAKVKQDNKLKFAQYLEKVYKVDINPSSMFDVHVKRIHEYKRQLLNCLHVITMYNRIKRSPIKPFVPRTVIIGGKAAPGYHMAKMIIKLITSVADVVNNDPVIGRKLKVIYLENYRVSLAEKVIPATDLSEQISTAGTEASGTGNMKFMLNGALTIGTMDGANVEMAEEAGEENLFIFGMRVEDVAKMDKEGYDALEYYENLPELKQAINQIKTGYFSPKQPEMFSDIINMLFHHDRFKVFADYESYVECQERVSALYKDQREWTRVVIKNIAASGKFSSDRTIKEYATEIWGVEPTDLKIPPPSEPREALEETARALRKS is encoded by the exons ATGGCGACTCCTCTAACTGACCAGGAGAAGCGCAAGCAGATCAGCATCAGAGGGATAGTCGGTGTGGAGAATGTGGCCGAGCTAAAGAAGGGCTTCAACCGGCACCTGCACTTCACGCTGGTCAAAGACAGGAACGTCGCGACGCCGCGTGATTATTATTTCGCTTTAGCTCAGACGGTGCGTGATCACCTGGTGGGTCGCTGGATCCGAACACAGCAGTTCTACTATGAGGCCGACCCGAAG CGTGTATATTATCTGTCACTGGAGTTCTACATGGGTAGGGCGCTCCAGAACACCATGATTAATCTGGGTTTGCAGAACGCTTGTGATGAGGCTATCTACCAG CTTGGGTTGGATATGGAGGATCTGGAAGAGATGGAAGAAGATGCCGGATTAGGCAACGGAGGGCTGGGAAGATTAGCAG CTTGCTTTCTCGACTCAATGGCTACTTTGGGTCTGGCTGCTTATGGATATGGGATCCGATATGAGTATGGAATCTTCAACCAGAAAATCAAAGATGGCTGGCAG GTTGAGGAGGCGGATGATTGGTTGAGGTATGGTAACCCCTGGGAGAAAGCCCGTCCTGAGTTCATGCTGCCCGTGCATTTTTATGGCCGTGTGGAGGAAGAAGATGGAAAGGAGCCAAAATGGGTCGACACACAG GTGGTCCTGGCCATGCCATACGACACCCCAATCCCTGGATACATGAACAACACGGTGAACACTATGCGCTTGTGGTCTGCACGTGCACCAAATGATTTCAATCTGCGAGACT TTAATGTTGGTGACTATATTCAGGCAGTTTTGGACCGTAACTTAGCAGAAAACATTTCCCGCGTACTCTATCCAAATGACAAT TTCTTTGAAGGAAAGGAGCTGCGGTTGAAGCAGGAATATTTTGTGGTGGCAGCTACTTTACAAGATGTGATTCGGCGCTTTAAGACCTCAAAGAGGAACTGCTCTGGACCGCTGTTATTTGACAGCTTCCCTGATAAG GTTGCTATCCAGTTGAATGACACTCATCCTGCAATGGCCATCCCTGAACTGATGCGGATATTTGTGGACATTGAGAAACTGGACTGGGACACA GCCTggaatatcactaaacaaacatttGCATACACCAACCACACGGTTCTGCCTGAAGCTCTGGAGCGCTGGCCGGTTGAACTGATGGAGAAACTTTTACCTCGACACCTGCAGATCATATACAGGATCAACCAAGTACATCTGGAT CACATAGCATCTCTGTTTCCAGAGGATATGGATCGAATCCGCAGGATGTCTCTGATCGAGGAGGATGGGGGAAAGAGAGTAAACATGGCTCATCTCTGCATCGTGGGTTCACACAAAGTCAATGGAGTTGCAGAGATTCATTCCGACATCATCAAAAGAGATGT ATTCCGAGACTTCAGCGAGCTGGAACCAGAGAAATTTCAGAATAAAACAAACGGCATCACCCCACGACGCTGGCTGCTCCTCTGCAACCCAGGACTCGCTGATCTGATTGCAGAG GCTATTGGTGAAGAGTATGTGAAAGATCTGACTCACTTGCAGAAGCTGAATGATCTGGTTGACGTCGACCCTTTCATCCGAGATGTAGCCAAAGTCAAACAG GATAACAAGCTGAAGTTTGCACAGTATTTAGAGAAGGTGTACAAGGTGGACATAAATCCCTCATCCATGTTTGATGTCCATGTGAAAAGAATCCATGAATACAAACGACAGCTGCTCAACTGCCTCCACGTCATCACCATGTACAACC GCATCAAAAGGAGCCCGATTAAACCATTTGTACCACGGACTGTGATTATCGGTGGAAAG gCTGCACCTGGATATCACATGGCAAAGATGATCATTAAGTTGATCACCTCCGTTGCTGATGTTGTGAATAATGATCCTGTGATCGGCCGTAAACTGAAGGTCATTTACCTGGAGAACTACAGAGTGTCACTGGCAGAGAAAG TGATTCCAGCTACAGACCTGTCAGAGCAGATCTCCACTGCAGGTACAGAGGCTTCTGGAACGGGAAACATGAAGTTCATGCTGAACGGGGCCCTGACCATTGGCACAATGGATGGTGCCAACGTGGAGATGGCAGAAGAAGCCGGAGAAGAAAACCTCTTCATCTTTGGCATGAGGGTGGAAGATGTAGCAAAGATGGACAAAGAAGG ctaTGATGCATTAGAATATTATGAGAATCTTCCGGAGCTGAAGCAAGccataaatcaaattaaaactgGCTATTTTTCACCGAAACAGCCTGAGATGTTCAGCGACATCATCAACATGCTGTTCCATCATGATCG GTTTAAAGTTTTCGCAGACTACGAGTCTTACGTCGAGTGTCAAGAGAGAGTCAGCGCTCTGTATAAG GATCAGAGAGAGTGGACTCGGGTGGTAATTAAGAACATTGCGGCATCTGGAAAATTCTCCAGCGACCGCACCATTAAAGAGTACGCCACTGAGATCTGGGGAGTGGAGCCCACTGACCTGAAAATTCCTCCACCCAGTGAACCACGTGAAGCTCTGGAGGAAACCGCTCGCGCCCTGCGCAAGAGCTGA